The Lycium barbarum isolate Lr01 chromosome 11, ASM1917538v2, whole genome shotgun sequence genome contains the following window.
aagaagaaaagaatccTTTAATTTTTGGAGTGAATCCTAAATTCATGTAATTCTCTATTGCTGTATAACTTTTGTTGTTTTTATTCATTTTCTTCTTATGAAGTGTCTTTGTGATATTTTATTGCTTGAAAGAAGCTTAAAACGTTGGAAGTGAAAAAGGAAACCTGTCAGCTATCCACATCGCCAGTTTAATGTGCGTATATTTGTTTATATACAATACATAATGTGTTAGCTTATTGTGTTCGTAGAAAGGAGAGATGGTTGGCATCTCCCCCGACAGGGACGGGAACAGCCTTCGGGCTTTACCTGTTATATCAGACACATCCGGTTAAGGCTACCCGCTTCGGCGGATCTTACCCaaatttttttacaattttttttcccAATTTGCAATTTTTCActctattttcctttttattatgtgtCGAAAGTTTAATATTGCATTGCCTCATTATTATAGAAATAGAAGCAGTATTATTATGAAAGTACATATAAAAACATCAATCACTGAAGAAACTTTAATATATGGATTCAACCAACCAAAAAAGGGTGATGACATTCTCTTTCTTCATAGCTACAATCTACATCATTGTTACACTTTACTGCTTAGAAAAACTGCGCTGTTTTAATTACTGTTACAGTTTAAGCATATATTGACTCCTAgcagagaaaaggaccaaaatcatccataatgtttgagtttggatcaaaatcatacatattctttcacatggtgcactaatagtacattatgtttgcataagtggtgcacttttagtcacaatcccaaataaatttaacgaaaaaaaacaaaaatgcccctgaacttttagaaaaggtataaaaataccctttattcatctattttgctaaaactacccctcaattcaactttttgagaatttattccccttgactaacggacaacactaattttttttaaaaaaaaaaaaaaaaattgcacatgacattttattactgaaaatttgatttattcttttaaaaagaaatctgaaaaatcgttatttgtagaataaggaaaaataatttttcaacatccatttctttaaaaaaacaaatgtagtaagccttatatatatatatatatatatatatatataaaaaaacagaattggattttcattaaaacatgtggaatttttttaagtttggaaaaaaaaaattaacgggtggaaaccccatttcttttttagaaaattcaatttttaaatctgaaaaactgattgtttttttaagtaaaatgtgcaaaactaatactccataattttcttctagatttaaaaaaagatagttttctggttttttttttaaacacagtttttccataaaaaatttaattttttcagatttttataaaaatccaatttttcacattttgaaaagaaaaaaaattagtgttgtccgttagtcaaggttttactcgttaaaaaaaagttttccaaatttaaaaaaaattccaaggtttcaaatttctttttaaaagaataaatcaatttttcagtaataaaatgtcatgtgcaatttatttatttattttaaaaaaaaattagtgttgtccgttagtcaaggggaataaattctcaaaaagttgaattgaggggtagttttagcaaaatagatgaataaatggtatttttataccttttctaaaagttcaggggcatttttgttcttttccgttaaatttatttgggattgtgactaaaagtgcaccacttatgcaaacataatgtactattagtgcaccatgtgaaagaatatgtatgattttgatccaaacccaaacattatggatgattttggtccttttctcctcCTAGCATATACAAAATCTTTTACCGCCAAAATACATTTTCAAATGGGTAAGACATGCTTCCTTTTGTAACTAATCTTACACATATCACAAACTTGGAACTGCATCTTTCAAATAAGATCAATGATGATGTTGAAACTATATATAGTCCAAAAagtagagtccggaaccaaaataaccccaaaaaaaagggtatgaaccaaaataccccaggaaaaaaaatgggtacaaaagtacctttaacgcatgaaaatcatgcgttaaaggtgtCCCTTTTTTTGGCAAATTTCTCtcacctttaacgcatgattttcatgcgttaaaggtctccctttttaaaaaaaaaaatctttctttctttcttttctttctttctttcttcctttctttcacacttttttacatactttagacATAGATTAATCATActtcgagactccaaaatttgaatattttatatagaaccctatttattttggtgcgattaataaggtaggcttaacacatcaaggatacacaaaacttcggattgtcgttttagtggttaaAAAGTGCtcaaagtccatttttgtttgaagacttgttgtcattagctttaagttatttatgttttagggttacacattatttttatattaatgcgtaactttatttttagtgattataactttatttttataatcaattaacaaaatatcaattcatgatcaattatttatgtgtaattttttttttttttgcgctatACCCTTCAACCTCCAATTAATTGGAGTCTGCAacttaaataacccaaaaagtgGATTTGGGTACGAAAATAACTCATTAAAAaaccttttgcgcactaatttatttgtaagttggtgaaattttaaatggtcataaaTTTGTGCTCGGATGTCCATttgatgcgatttttttttattttgggtttTTTTTCCAGATCTATGCATCTGAACTGCCGCAAGGCTGTTCGGCCGCCCCGAATTTTCGAAAAACGTcagttatcccattcaatttcaattttcccccaaattagtgtgcaattttcaatttttttttaaatctaatggcgaaaaatatatttcaattccataatcccgtgataatgatgttttcaatgtcaatttcaaggttccaaattcaatttaagaaaacaagttagatagcattagtgaacatacaaaataataaaaagtgtctacattGTTACTTTAACCAACTTGGCATAGTGGTAAAGCCTTTGGCTTTTGACTTTTTTTAATCTCATCCACCATGGATCAAACCTCAGCGGGAGCGTTGAGAAGatattattagtaaaaaaaatGAACTAATTCATTTAACGATTGACATGGGATAAACAAGTAAATAACATGGGAAAAACAATTtcagaaataaatatattaacaatgacataattaacaaataattaacggaGATCCATGGAAGTGTCGTATTTGTaaatactaaattattcattattcttgaaattaactaaaaaaaatctctAATTAGAACTTACTTAACTAGGATAAGTTATGGAGGATTTAATTAGTTATTTTGATTAATCCATGATATTGTATTGTCGATTATAATTTACTTAATTCATCTAGTTAAAGTAATAACGAACAAAattttatattaactaactaatccttcatcaaaaaattatgttaactaactaatccttttcggaaattctgttaatgatgttcaatctaaaactaaggatttagcttatcgtttgttattcaggatttagtttatcgttcgttattcgggatttagtttattattcgttattcaggatttaacttattgttcgttattcgttaatggattattttggtacccaaacccacttttgaagttatttaagttgcggactccaatTAGTTGGGTGTTGAAGGggataacgcaaaaaaaaaaaatacacaaaaataattgattgtgaattaatatttgttaattgattatggattattaatttgttaattttttatttattgttaatttatttatttgtgaaattgtcaaaataaagttacgcattaatataaaaataatgtataaccctaaaacataaataacttaaagctaatgacaacaagtcttcaaacaaaaatggacttcgagcacttttcaatcactaaaacgacaatccgaagttttgtgtattcttgatgtgttgagcctaccttattaatcgcacaaaaataaataggtttctgtataaaatattcaagttttggagtctcgaagcatgattaatttatgtctaaagtatgtaaaaaagtgtgaaagaaagaaagaaagaaagaattttttttttaaaaaagggagaCCTTTAAcacatgaaaatcatgcgtttttcctggggtattttggttcataccctttttttttgggttattttggttccggactccaaaAAGTATAACAATAGAACGAAATGATTGCTTTGAAATAAAACTACCACAAGAAATGTCATTTCGTGATATAACAATAATTTgagtaataattttttttctttttaaaaaagtaaAAGGTTCCGTTGCCGGGACTTGAACCCGGGTCTCTCGGGTGAGAGCCGAATATCCTAACCAACTAGACTACAACGGAATTTGATCTTAAGTAAGTATACAAATAATTCAGCTTATGGAACAACAGTTCTAAGTTCAAAGCAAATAAGTGCCTCCTCAAAAGGTTACATTATCGCTTATTCATTCTTAATAGCTTACCCGGTGCAATACGCATGTAAACTAATTAAATACATGAGCTGAGCTTAAGTTGTTCGAGTAAACTAACAATAATAACTATACATCAGTCTAAAGTAAATATGGCGAGATGAATCCTCACTTTTCATACTTCTTATCATTTAATATTAAGCCCGGCCTAAAAGTCCAACATTTCTGAAGTAAGCTAAAGTATTTCAACAGTTTACATACAACTGACGATCAAAAAAATACTACCACCTCATCCATTTAGAAAAGGATCGATGATTTAAATTCTTATACATATACTCTCCTTTTAGATCTCTAAATTTGGCAACTAAATAATCATAGTCCGGAAGCTTCGGATGGACATGAGGTGATTGTGATACACGAGGCGATTGTTCTTCTACTTCAAAGCTGATTCCATTTTCCTCAATCACAGCTTTATTGCATCTGGTTCTCTTTGAGGTATAAATCTCACAATTTAAGCTTTCAACCCATGAGTCATCTTTAGGACTTTTATAGCTGCTGAAATTTTCATCCATGATTTGGAGCTTTTTGTGTTCTTTTAGCTTTGTGACATGTGTGAGATACTGCTTGGTCTCTGAGTTAACTGCGTTACCTataaaaattacaaaattagcccatgaaaacaCGATACGTTCAATCCGTCCAAGTTTAATTGGCCGCCCATTTAGTAATTTAGCACATTTTCACACGTCCATCTattaactcacttcattttgATCCGTCCAAATTGATTAGCCAAATATTGCCCATTTGACAACCCTTTACTTACCTGGAAGCAGTTCAACATTGAGTTGATCAAATGCTTGACCAAAATGTTGTTTAAATAGATTCCTGAGTGAATGTAGCTCTGGCAATTCGCCACATCTCGACGCTGCAAATATCATACTAGATAATGCCTCATTAACATCATCAGCCAACTTGCTACAGAAAACACGGAATGTAATAATTAGGAGTAGTAAATTTATGAAAGTGATTAAAAGTGCACATTTCAATTAATTGATAGTCAGATATAGGAATTAAATCAAAATCTATCAATAATTAAAGGACTAAAAGTGCTATTAACACCCTTTGTAAAAACTCACACATATTTTaccgaaatgcaaaaaaaaaaaaagaatgaaaggcGGGTCATGTTGGACAGGTTAGATGATGACCCACTATTTAATCCATCTCGATTCAACCCACTTCAATGCAAGCTAATTTTGGACGAGTTGGGGTCGTGACACGAGATTTGCCTACAAAGTTTTACCCAACTTGCCAATTTTCCACCTCAGGCGACACTTTACAAAATAAAAAGTTCAAATAACAGCTAGAAAACAATAATGAATGATTAGTTGTGCATATGTAATTAGAACAACAGTTGTTGCCTTTACCTATTCCTGCTAATATCACGGAGGTTTAGAAAGATACAGTTGCAAAAATTGTCAAGTTTATTGTATGCAGATAACCTGCACTCATCTCCATAAAGTTGATCAACCTGTAATAAGTTTTCTTTATTTCAGTGAAAGTAACAAATTATTAGCAAATTCAACAAATTAAATGTTAACGAGAGAGAATAATATACTCTGGAAAAAGCTAGATGATAGTGCCCATTCTGAAGAAGTTGAGCAATATCTTCACGTATTTGTTTTATAATTGCATTTCTCCTGTTCCTTTGTATCACTAAATGTGCCTTAAGCTGTTTGATTAGCTTCTTGCTGTGGAATGTACAAACTCGTAAGCAATGCTTGTCACTTAAAACATAATTACAAGTAATTATTCAGAATAAGTAGAACTAGAAATCTGCTAAATAAGATAAGTAACCCTTTACGACAAGTTAAATTGCATTGATATAGTGTTAAAATTTTGTTAAACTGTGTGTTACTGGTTCTCGAATACCAACAAGTGGATTTAATGTGTGTAGTGTATGTGGCAAGTATAAATGAGATATGTAAGCACATTTCTGAAAATGCATAgaattcttcttttttttttttgcatgagtCAAAATTGAAAATAAATACTGAATAATTTAACAGGACTAGCTAGATCCAGATCTAGTGACAATCATATACCAGAGAAGACAAATAGATAACGTATAACTCTTTGTTTTCAGCTGACACAGTGCAAATGTCTTCCCTCAGCCAACTCTATGAGATACCTATTACCCGAACACCCTCGacaaaaattacagtgtatatatagggtagattttttgtgtttatgtatatatattagctTTTGAACACACTAAATAAACGTAAAAGGTTAGCTCAAGAggtccagggtgttcaaaattgtctctagtgTTATAAGTTCAATTCCCATCAACAACATTAtcttttatatttagcttttgttatttttttcgaACCCCCTGAGTTAAAATCTTGGATCCGCCACTGCCTATTACCTCCTATCAACACATGTATCGAGTAGCCTTGTCCATCAAGGTTTGAACTAATGAGAAAAAGTTATCTAATGTTTTTTGCTTCCTTTGAAATTTAAACCAGAAACCTCATTATTTTCAAACAATTTCAATATTCATTACCGAGTCCCACCCTTTGATCCTCTCCTTTAACACTTCTGTTACGTTTAAATTTATACTAATGATCTCTATATTTATCAAAATTATCTCAAAGAGGATACAATCAAAACTAGTTCGCAAGACTTTATTATGCCCAATGTAATTTGTTCTTATCCTCAATAATAACTTCGTGAAACAAAAAATTAATATTCAATCAAAATTATTACTccacaaagaaagaaaagagagagagattaGTACCACTTGGAATGGTGTCTCCATCTTGAACCTTTAATAAATCCAGTAAATGAAGAGAGCAAATTCAACCCCATTTTCATGTTTTCTTGTTCCTTTGTGCTTTACTATCGACTTCATTATTATTATAGAGGAAAAATACAAAGGCATCCTTGAAAATCTTTTTGTACGATTTCGaccattaaaattaaaattagctAAAAGCGAAGCCCATGACAACGCACTCGAAAAAGGAAAGTAGCATCAATTACAATAGATTTTGTATCTTTCTTTTCCATTTTCTGAAAATTCCTTCCAAACTGACACTGCCCTGGTGCAAAGTACGTACCAAGATTCTTCTTTTTTTCACCAAGTAGATAAACTGAAAATCTTTGAAGACCACATTCAATCAAAGATCTAATTAACAAATCATCAATTAAtttgttgttttattgtattACATTTACTTCAACTTACATTGACATACTTATGTTATGTGGTTAGAGGTAACAATTAATTGTGTCACTGTCTTTTTATATAAATCGGCAGATATTATATTTTTTGGGTAATTAAAATTGGCAGAATTAATTGTACTAGAAGTCCATCATCCTACCTCTACGTAATGGTTGAATTGCCCATGTAAAACTTTGCCTTGACTCCTTGAAGAAGCAGGGTGGTGAAATGGCGGATTTAACTAAATTTGAACGGGTGAAAATGAATTGAGTTAATAAATAGACGGATCAAAATCCGTCAAAACGTGACCGGATTTGGACTTTGGGTAAGTCAGGTTTGTATAGGTTAATTTTGTCACGTTTAGACATATATAAGTGGAAATATCAAAATTTGAACAATAATATCACGAGTCCGACTCTTAATACCGTGTTGACTAGGGTTACTCAAGTGGACCTCTTCCTGTTAATTATGTAGAAACAGACTCTACAATTATTCTATTAATATAAGGAATACAGAATCTCAAAATATATTTTTCTGAAATTAGTCCATCTTCCCGCTTGAAGCGGAGAGATATGCTGGTGATCATTTTGATCTGACAAGTTCtatttatttatgcctctcattgTGTTATTTTTTGGAGTAATCTACAAAGATCTTTTtagtaatatatattatgtacGTGTTTGTGCAAGGCTGGATTTTGAAGTCTTGTCACATGGAAAGTCAATATATAATTAAAATACTGTCTAGAAATTAGAACCAAAGCAATTACGAGACTTTTGACCTATACCCTAATATTTGCCGAATTAAAAATTCAAGACATATTCCTTCAATAATAAACTGTCTATTTTAACTCAGTAAATATCTATTCGCATACAGTATTCATATTATCAGAAAAATGGTACCATCACGATATGTGTCTTTGTATACTTTTTTACAcctaattatggttaattaatattCATTTTATAAAGACCAGGTCCAGATAAGCTTTTTCCTGTTAACTCTACGTTCTTTTTTCAAATATACATTCGGTGAACAAAAAGTTATAATTTGAGTTGTAATTACGTGTTTGATTCTCTTTTTCTATTTTACGTGAGAGTTGAAAAAGTAAAACTTTGTGTGTATCACACGGGTTTTATGCCTACACGTAATATACATTTTATTAGTGTGTTCTTGCCAGTGGCCTTTTCTTCAAaatggaaaggaaaagaaaaataacCCAAAACTGGTCAAGAGTCTCTTTCTTTCGTTCTTAAATTTCCACGCAACTTTTCATTTGTCAAACAAAAAGCTCCATCCTTTTTAATTCATATACTCTTATTATGATTAACttgtaataaaaataaattataaaaattatGCGGTTATAAATTATCGAAATTTTGAAATTAGTTATTCTGAATATAAAATATACTCTTCTTATCCCAATTTATTTGGTACCGTTTAAATATCGAGAGTCAAAATTTTTAATTTTGATCATCAATTAAGATATAATATTTGAAATTTTTTTGGAATAaaattatatattaaaaaattatgTAAAAGATATCATAAGTTATaataattgacaattcaaaaatatttttaaataacgtgaaaaaaTTGCGATAAAAACAATCAATTTGTCTCTTCAAATTCAAAATGTAACACCTAAATTGAGACGACAACAATCCAGTGTAATCCCATAATTGGAGTCCAGTAAAGgtgagagtccggaaccaaaatgcccccaaaaaaaatattttgaaccaaaatacccccaacaaaaaaaaagttaccaaaaatgcctttagcgcagtaaattactgcgctaaagcacttaacggggacggctccactaagtgctatagcgcagtaatttactgcgctatagtgcctcctcttttttttcggcccttttggttaacccttcttccattacactttttaacgtattttgaccatagattaatcatgtttcgggaccccgaaacttcaatattttatatagaaccctacttatttttgtgcgattaataaggtaggatcaatacatcaaagATAAGCAAAAGTTCGGATGATcgttttagtggctgaaaagtgctcgaacgtcattttcgtttgaaggctcggtgacattagcttgaagttctttacgaatacttcaacctgttcattaataattaatcaaaagttagtcaaaatggcagcattcatacaaaaaaaaaaacttaattaaattgcatcattcattcataaccttgagtagatgaaaatacttagcATACTAATTAATGAGAaagccaaactttttaaaatacaatcatcaaagtaagaaaaaaaacttaaaaaacattcatcaattaatgcccttgagttgatcttccgccaccaccgctagatgtgccaccaccactagaggtacttccaccacgaaagtttcctctaccacgagaggtacttccaccgcgagatgtagtttgaccaccatgtcgtaagggacacttgagcttatcatgaccaacataattgcaaaatgagcatttttgagtgtatctccccggtggaacatccatttcattatgaatacgcgagtatgcaCTCTTTCTggatttacggataaatgctttatttgcaaccattgaaaatggatccggtggccaataactctcactgtcaagtgggtagaaccttccagcatacgttcttgcataattttcaactgtatattcctcagtcatgtacgaggaggcgttctttcccattgtgataaaacacttgaaggcatgagaacatagcatgtgatatgattgtcaCTTGCCGcgtgtgcatgttcttggaatctcacaaattgtgtggatgttacctcctttaccttggtgcacacttgttgttagttcaaatatgcgctctgcagggttgtactccatccggtcatgtttctgagccttatatttgtggtactcgaacagttttAACGGTTTTGGCATCCACCTTAAACCTTCTGCTACatatgctttggcctcttttgatctagtgacaaaccgctccacaacctgcttaaatgtcattctcaccattgcggtgacgggtagtccgcgtgcagatttcaacaagccattgaatgacttaGAGCTacttgttgtcagcataccccatcgcctaccttcatcctggtgtaatgtccatttgtctttatcaattgcattcaaccagtggaaggcttcctcttct
Protein-coding sequences here:
- the LOC132617547 gene encoding uncharacterized protein LOC132617547, with amino-acid sequence MKMGLNLLSSFTGFIKGSRWRHHSKCKKLIKQLKAHLVIQRNRRNAIIKQIREDIAQLLQNGHYHLAFSRVDQLYGDECRLSAYNKLDNFCNCIFLNLRDISRNSKLADDVNEALSSMIFAASRCGELPELHSLRNLFKQHFGQAFDQLNVELLPGNAVNSETKQYLTHVTKLKEHKKLQIMDENFSSYKSPKDDSWVESLNCEIYTSKRTRCNKAVIEENGISFEVEEQSPRVSQSPHVHPKLPDYDYLVAKFRDLKGEYMYKNLNHRSFSKWMRW